Proteins encoded in a region of the Methylobacterium radiotolerans JCM 2831 genome:
- a CDS encoding response regulator codes for MSHAARSDLPDEAPHVLVVDDDRRLRELLARYLTDQGFRVTAAASAAEARARAQSVVFDAMVLDVMMPGENGFDYARSVRETSRVPILMLTARSNPNDRVMGLEIGADDYLPKPFEPRELTLRLNNIIKRSARPRPASAEAVTFGPFAFRIDRGELRRDDELIRITEREREILTILAAAGGANVEREQLAGPGGAAAERTVDVQINRLRRKTEVDPANPVFLQTVRGVGYRLAVD; via the coding sequence GTGAGCCACGCTGCCCGGTCCGACCTGCCCGACGAGGCACCCCACGTCCTCGTGGTCGACGACGACCGTCGCCTGCGCGAGCTGCTCGCCCGCTACCTCACCGACCAGGGCTTCCGGGTCACCGCGGCGGCGAGCGCCGCGGAGGCGCGGGCGCGGGCCCAGAGCGTCGTGTTCGACGCCATGGTGCTCGACGTGATGATGCCCGGCGAGAACGGCTTCGACTACGCGCGCAGCGTGCGCGAGACCTCCCGGGTGCCGATCCTGATGCTCACGGCGCGCTCCAACCCGAACGACCGGGTGATGGGGCTGGAGATCGGCGCGGACGATTACCTGCCGAAGCCGTTCGAGCCGCGGGAGCTGACGCTGCGGCTCAACAACATCATCAAGCGCAGCGCGCGGCCCCGCCCGGCCTCCGCCGAGGCGGTCACCTTCGGGCCGTTCGCGTTCCGGATCGACCGGGGCGAGCTGCGCCGGGACGACGAGCTGATCCGCATCACCGAGCGCGAGCGCGAGATCCTGACGATCCTGGCGGCGGCGGGCGGCGCCAATGTCGAGCGCGAGCAGCTCGCCGGGCCAGGGGGCGCCGCGGCGGAGCGGACCGTCGACGTGCAGATCAACCGCCTGCGCCGCAAGACCGAGGTCGACCCCGCCAACCCGGTCTTCCTGCAGACCGTGCGGGGCGTCGGCTACCGGCTCGCGGTCGACTGA
- a CDS encoding tetratricopeptide repeat protein, whose protein sequence is MMMTRARRSVSALALLLAAGLPQTVLAAQPKESTPVLDYEPADSLEGNFLSAYIAGASRDTAAAATFYREAVKADPRNAELVERAFISLLADGALPDAFRTAEKLIARDPTNGLANLSLGVRQIKAGQWAAARQNFSRSGRGAATDLTATLLTAWSYAGAGDGKKALETVNKLRGERYYNTFRDYHAGLIASVTGDNAEAERRLKAAYDADHNTLRIVDAYARMEASLGRTDLAIQAYSDFDQLSPRHPLVRDALEKLKEGKPLTRLIGTAQEGAAEVLYGLGSAGSTQGDELPAVIYLRLALYLAPDHALARLTLADTLDRMKQPERANEAYAQIPANSPLKLNADIQIGLNLEQMGKGDEALAHLDAAMKAHPDDIDVITALGNVQRARKKYEEAAATYTRAIDLIGDRPQSNYWTTYYFRGTAYERAKQWPKAEADLKKALSLVPANQPAAKAQVMNYLGYSWVDQNINIDEAFKLLQQAADASPRDGMIVDSLGWAYYRLGRWDDAVRELEKAVELKPGDPTINDHLGDAYWRSGRRLEGKFQWQHAKDLNPEPDDLAQINAKLKDGLPDIEKPTATAETVPAPVAAPHNAENPELPKGAPQPHEAPGSADKAKKSGG, encoded by the coding sequence ATGATGATGACACGCGCCCGCCGGAGCGTTTCGGCGCTCGCCCTGCTGCTCGCCGCCGGGCTTCCGCAGACCGTGCTCGCGGCGCAGCCGAAGGAATCGACCCCGGTGCTCGACTACGAGCCCGCGGACTCGCTCGAGGGCAACTTCCTCTCCGCCTACATCGCGGGCGCGTCGCGGGACACGGCGGCGGCGGCGACCTTCTACCGCGAGGCGGTGAAGGCCGACCCGCGCAACGCGGAACTCGTCGAGCGCGCCTTCATCTCGCTCCTGGCCGACGGTGCCCTGCCGGACGCGTTCCGCACCGCCGAGAAGCTGATCGCCCGCGATCCGACCAACGGCCTCGCCAACCTCTCCCTCGGGGTGCGCCAGATCAAGGCCGGCCAGTGGGCCGCCGCTCGCCAGAACTTCTCCCGGAGCGGCCGGGGTGCTGCGACCGACCTGACCGCGACGCTGCTGACCGCGTGGTCCTACGCGGGCGCGGGCGACGGCAAGAAGGCGCTGGAGACGGTCAACAAGCTCCGGGGCGAGCGCTACTACAACACCTTCCGCGACTACCACGCCGGCCTGATCGCCTCGGTGACCGGCGACAACGCCGAGGCCGAGCGCCGGCTCAAGGCCGCCTACGACGCCGACCACAACACCCTGCGCATCGTCGACGCCTACGCCCGGATGGAGGCCAGCCTCGGCCGCACCGACCTGGCGATCCAGGCCTATTCCGACTTCGACCAGCTCTCGCCGCGCCACCCGCTCGTGCGCGACGCCCTCGAGAAGCTGAAGGAGGGCAAGCCGCTCACCCGGCTGATCGGCACCGCCCAGGAGGGCGCCGCCGAGGTGCTGTACGGGCTCGGCTCGGCCGGCTCGACCCAGGGCGACGAGCTGCCCGCGGTGATCTACCTGCGGCTGGCGCTCTACCTCGCCCCCGACCACGCCCTCGCGCGGCTGACGCTCGCCGACACGCTGGACCGGATGAAGCAGCCCGAGCGCGCCAACGAGGCCTACGCGCAGATCCCGGCCAACTCCCCGCTCAAGCTCAACGCCGACATCCAGATCGGCCTGAACCTGGAGCAGATGGGCAAGGGCGACGAGGCGCTCGCCCATCTCGACGCGGCGATGAAAGCCCACCCGGACGACATCGACGTCATCACGGCGCTCGGCAACGTCCAGCGCGCCCGCAAGAAGTACGAGGAGGCGGCGGCCACCTACACCCGCGCCATCGACCTGATCGGCGACCGGCCGCAATCCAACTACTGGACGACCTACTATTTCCGCGGCACCGCCTACGAGCGCGCCAAGCAGTGGCCGAAGGCCGAGGCCGACCTGAAGAAGGCCCTGTCGCTGGTGCCCGCCAACCAGCCCGCCGCCAAGGCGCAGGTGATGAACTACCTCGGCTATTCCTGGGTCGACCAGAACATCAACATCGACGAGGCGTTCAAGCTGCTGCAGCAGGCCGCCGACGCGAGCCCCCGGGACGGCATGATCGTCGACAGCCTCGGCTGGGCCTATTACCGCCTCGGCCGCTGGGACGACGCGGTGCGCGAGCTGGAGAAGGCGGTCGAGCTGAAGCCCGGCGATCCGACCATCAACGACCACCTCGGCGACGCCTACTGGCGCTCGGGCCGGCGCCTCGAGGGCAAGTTCCAGTGGCAGCACGCCAAGGACCTGAACCCCGAGCCGGACGACCTCGCGCAGATCAACGCGAAGCTGAAGGACGGGCTGCCCGACATCGAGAAGCCGACCGCCACCGCCGAGACGGTGCCGGCCCCGGTCGCCGCCCCGCACAACGCCGAGAACCCGGAGCTGCCGAAGGGCGCGCCCCAGCCGCACGAGGCGCCGGGCTCGGCCGACAAGGCCAAGAAATCGGGGGGCTAG
- a CDS encoding 8-oxoguanine deaminase — MAEAAEPGPDRLWIRDPRAVLAEGAGGGIVVAGTRIVECVPAGARPAAPVDAVFDASRHVVIPGLINTHHHAFQTLTRAHPLAINKPLFPWLKALYTVWGRITPEAFRLATRVAFTELLLSGCTTAGDHHYLFPKGLEASMDIQVAEARSLGVRAAITRGSMSLSDREGGLPPESLTQDDDAILADCERVLNLFHDPGPGAMVQVALAPCSPFAVTGRLMRESAALAARHGCRLHTHLGETRDEDAYCQQMFGCRPVEYLEEVGWLSDRVWLAHGIHFDDAEVARLGRAGVGVCHCPTSNMTLASGRCRTCELEAAGAPVGLGVDGSASNDSSNLMEGVRHALLINRLSYGAEAVTHLDALRWATEGSAACLGRSDIGRIAPGREADLALFTLDELRFSGAHDPLAALVLCGATRADRVMVAGQWRVIDGQPLGVDLGALREAHSRLAVELFGTA; from the coding sequence ATGGCCGAGGCAGCTGAACCGGGACCGGACCGCCTCTGGATCCGCGATCCGCGCGCCGTCCTGGCCGAGGGCGCCGGCGGCGGGATCGTCGTGGCGGGCACCCGGATCGTCGAGTGCGTGCCGGCGGGCGCGCGGCCCGCCGCGCCCGTCGACGCGGTCTTCGACGCGTCGCGCCACGTGGTCATCCCGGGGCTCATCAACACCCACCACCACGCCTTCCAGACGCTGACCCGCGCCCATCCGCTGGCGATCAACAAGCCGCTCTTCCCCTGGCTGAAGGCGCTCTACACCGTCTGGGGGCGGATCACCCCCGAGGCGTTCCGGCTCGCCACCCGGGTCGCCTTCACCGAACTGCTGCTCTCGGGTTGCACCACGGCGGGCGACCACCACTACCTGTTCCCGAAGGGCCTGGAAGCGTCGATGGACATCCAGGTCGCGGAGGCGCGGAGCCTCGGGGTCCGGGCCGCGATCACCCGCGGCTCCATGAGCCTGTCCGACCGCGAGGGCGGTCTGCCGCCCGAGAGCCTGACCCAGGACGACGACGCGATCCTCGCCGATTGCGAGCGGGTGCTGAACCTGTTCCACGACCCCGGCCCCGGCGCGATGGTGCAGGTCGCGCTCGCCCCCTGCTCGCCCTTCGCGGTGACCGGGCGCCTGATGCGCGAGAGCGCGGCGCTCGCGGCCCGGCACGGGTGCCGGCTGCACACCCATCTCGGCGAGACGCGGGACGAGGACGCCTACTGCCAGCAGATGTTCGGCTGCCGCCCGGTGGAGTACCTCGAAGAGGTCGGCTGGCTGAGCGACCGGGTCTGGCTCGCCCACGGCATCCACTTCGACGATGCCGAGGTCGCGCGGCTCGGCAGGGCCGGCGTGGGCGTCTGCCACTGCCCGACCTCGAACATGACCCTGGCCTCGGGCAGATGCCGCACCTGCGAGCTGGAGGCGGCGGGCGCGCCCGTGGGCCTCGGCGTCGACGGCTCGGCCTCGAACGACAGCTCGAACCTGATGGAGGGCGTGCGCCACGCCCTGCTGATCAACCGGCTCAGCTACGGGGCGGAGGCCGTGACGCACCTGGACGCCCTGCGCTGGGCGACCGAGGGCTCGGCCGCCTGCCTCGGCCGCTCCGACATCGGCCGGATCGCGCCGGGTCGCGAGGCCGACCTCGCGCTGTTCACCCTGGACGAGCTGCGCTTCTCCGGCGCCCACGACCCGCTGGCGGCCCTGGTCCTGTGCGGCGCCACCCGGGCCGACCGGGTGATGGTTGCGGGTCAGTGGCGGGTGATCGACGGGCAGCCGCTCGGGGTCGATCTCGGCGCGCTCCGCGAGGCCCATTCCCGGCTGGCGGTGGAGCTGTTCGGGACCGCGTAG
- a CDS encoding OmpA family protein: protein MRALKPVCILLALACAASGIGADPARAQDAAAAPKAFALDSVPVSDAPLGRFPYFALPDGYQPVNPPETREFGHFLFWTGAALREVEGKVFLSLIGPKDGKTYASYELRKNIEAVLTQAGGRKIADGRIPDAVTETLPEDIRVGMYEGLGNVYGAPVQTWVIRRPDRQIWVHFVPDSNGAAWTILETKPFVQTAALLPAERLKQDLDKTGKAVIQVNFATDRAEILPASAPQIDAVAALLRTDPGLRLAINGYTDGTGAAAHNQALSDGRAKAVVARLVGAGIAKDRLRAEGFGAASPVASNDSAAGRAQNRRVELVKF from the coding sequence GTGAGAGCGCTGAAGCCTGTCTGTATCCTGCTGGCCCTCGCCTGCGCGGCGTCCGGGATCGGGGCCGATCCCGCGCGGGCGCAGGACGCGGCGGCGGCGCCGAAGGCCTTCGCGCTCGATTCCGTTCCCGTCTCGGACGCGCCGCTCGGTCGCTTTCCCTACTTCGCGCTGCCCGACGGCTACCAGCCGGTGAACCCGCCCGAGACGCGGGAATTCGGGCATTTCCTGTTCTGGACCGGCGCGGCGCTCCGCGAGGTCGAGGGCAAGGTCTTCCTGTCCCTGATCGGTCCCAAGGACGGCAAGACCTACGCCTCCTACGAGCTGAGGAAGAACATCGAGGCGGTGCTGACCCAGGCCGGCGGCCGGAAGATCGCCGACGGCCGGATCCCCGACGCCGTGACCGAGACGCTGCCGGAGGACATCCGGGTCGGGATGTACGAGGGCCTGGGCAACGTCTACGGCGCGCCGGTGCAGACCTGGGTGATCCGCCGCCCGGACCGGCAGATCTGGGTGCATTTCGTGCCCGACAGCAACGGCGCGGCCTGGACGATCCTCGAGACGAAGCCGTTCGTCCAGACCGCCGCCCTCCTGCCCGCCGAGCGGCTGAAGCAGGATCTCGACAAGACCGGGAAGGCGGTGATCCAGGTCAACTTCGCCACCGACAGGGCCGAGATCCTGCCGGCCTCCGCCCCGCAGATCGACGCGGTGGCGGCCCTGCTGCGGACGGATCCCGGCCTGCGGCTCGCCATCAACGGCTACACGGACGGGACCGGGGCCGCCGCGCACAACCAAGCCCTGTCCGACGGCCGCGCCAAGGCGGTCGTGGCGAGGCTCGTCGGCGCCGGCATCGCGAAGGACCGGCTGAGGGCCGAGGGCTTCGGGGCCGCCAGCCCGGTCGCCTCCAACGACAGCGCGGCGGGGCGGGCGCAGAACCGGCGCGTCGAGCTGGTCAAGTTCTGA
- a CDS encoding TonB-dependent siderophore receptor: protein MSRSVGGLTASRAYDHAERLLRIGFVSSTSLLALGTAAIAQPAPVPPAPATDIELSELSVMGEARGRSLNSDLYGRGGATGPVPGYVASRSTVGTKTDTPILETAQSVSVIGRQQIEDQNALTINQALRFTPSVTTEQRGGAGSTRLEQFYIRGFTAPIFLDNMALPTNRDAFPSVDPYRLERVDIIKGPASVLYGQSGPGGLVNLVSKVPQFVRHGEIFVQGGGFSEVRGGFDVGGPIQSDIPGLADQFAYRVIGLGWNGDGPAVTTKVERAFINPSLTWRPSADTSLTIIANYQRDPFSGFYGGFPAVGTVFPRSFGNGVFGRLPVNFYDGDRNIERSDRTQASIEYLFDHRITENLRFHSAGRYLRSNGDYRSVFTTFGDVNGPYTSGPIIGRSVGGTQVDIEAYTMDNNFIADFDTGPIAHTALLGVDHRTFSTRSVTGPFPATTSLNALAPDHDLPIRFPAFTSTSRIDAQQTGVYFQDQAKFDRFILTLGGRYDTARQTGPTRTFAPNGLTIQDVPAEAFTGRASLLYLFDSGVAPYVSYSEAFEPIVNGRIFDTAFGSAGRIPVPIASNQYEAGIKYQPPGTDILLTTAFFDIRRSNATTTDPVNPGFVVQTGEVGVQGVEFEARATLAEGLSLIGGFSLLDIRNVRDTGFTTNDLTRRQVPLQGLRPVQVPDTTASLFVDYRFTSGPLLGLGLGGGVRYLGPSWGDPANTFQVPESVLVDAVASYDMKHLDPRLTGLTAQINVQNLLDERYVTGCFTYSGCYYGLPRTVYATLRYRW, encoded by the coding sequence ATGTCGAGATCTGTTGGCGGGCTGACCGCGTCGCGCGCGTACGATCATGCGGAGAGGCTGCTCCGGATCGGGTTTGTATCGTCGACATCTCTGCTCGCCCTCGGAACGGCCGCGATCGCCCAGCCCGCGCCCGTCCCGCCCGCGCCCGCCACGGACATCGAACTGTCCGAACTGAGCGTGATGGGCGAGGCGCGCGGGCGCAGCCTGAACAGCGATCTGTACGGGCGCGGCGGGGCGACCGGGCCGGTGCCCGGCTACGTCGCCAGCCGCAGCACGGTCGGCACGAAGACCGACACGCCGATCCTGGAGACGGCGCAGTCGGTGTCGGTCATCGGGCGCCAGCAGATCGAGGACCAGAACGCCCTGACCATCAACCAAGCGCTGCGCTTCACGCCGAGCGTCACCACCGAGCAGCGGGGCGGCGCCGGCTCGACGCGCCTGGAGCAGTTCTACATCCGCGGCTTCACCGCGCCGATCTTCCTCGACAACATGGCGCTGCCCACGAACCGCGACGCCTTCCCCAGCGTCGATCCCTACCGCCTGGAGCGGGTCGACATCATCAAGGGGCCGGCCTCGGTCCTCTACGGGCAGTCCGGTCCGGGCGGCCTCGTCAACCTCGTCTCGAAGGTCCCGCAATTCGTCCGCCACGGCGAGATCTTCGTCCAGGGCGGCGGCTTCAGCGAGGTCCGCGGCGGCTTCGACGTCGGCGGGCCGATCCAATCCGACATCCCCGGCCTCGCCGACCAGTTCGCCTACCGGGTCATCGGCCTCGGCTGGAACGGCGACGGGCCGGCCGTGACCACCAAGGTCGAGCGCGCCTTCATCAATCCGAGCCTCACGTGGCGGCCCTCCGCCGACACCTCGCTCACCATCATCGCCAACTACCAGCGCGACCCGTTCTCGGGCTTCTACGGCGGCTTCCCGGCCGTCGGCACGGTGTTCCCGCGCAGCTTCGGCAACGGCGTCTTCGGCCGGCTGCCGGTGAACTTCTACGACGGCGACCGCAACATCGAGCGCTCCGACCGCACCCAGGCCTCCATCGAGTACCTGTTCGACCACCGGATCACCGAGAACCTGCGCTTCCACTCGGCCGGCCGCTACCTGCGCTCGAACGGCGACTACCGCAGCGTGTTCACGACCTTCGGCGACGTCAACGGCCCGTACACGAGCGGCCCGATCATCGGCCGCTCGGTCGGCGGCACCCAGGTCGATATCGAAGCCTACACGATGGACAACAACTTCATCGCCGATTTCGACACCGGCCCGATCGCCCACACGGCGCTGCTCGGCGTCGACCACCGGACCTTCAGCACGCGGTCCGTCACCGGCCCGTTCCCGGCGACGACGAGCCTGAACGCCCTCGCCCCCGACCACGACCTGCCGATCCGGTTCCCCGCCTTCACGTCGACCTCGCGGATCGACGCGCAGCAGACCGGCGTGTACTTCCAGGATCAGGCGAAGTTCGACCGCTTCATCCTGACGCTCGGCGGCCGCTACGACACCGCCCGGCAGACCGGCCCGACCCGCACCTTCGCGCCGAACGGGCTCACCATCCAGGACGTGCCGGCCGAGGCCTTCACCGGCCGCGCCAGCCTGCTCTACCTGTTCGACAGCGGTGTCGCCCCGTACGTCTCCTACAGCGAGGCGTTCGAGCCGATCGTCAACGGGCGGATCTTCGACACGGCCTTCGGCTCGGCCGGGCGCATCCCGGTCCCGATCGCCAGCAACCAGTACGAGGCCGGCATCAAGTACCAGCCCCCCGGCACCGACATCCTGCTGACCACCGCGTTCTTCGACATCCGCCGCTCGAACGCGACCACCACGGACCCGGTCAATCCCGGCTTCGTCGTGCAGACCGGCGAGGTCGGCGTGCAGGGCGTCGAGTTCGAGGCGCGGGCCACCCTCGCCGAGGGCCTCAGCCTGATCGGCGGCTTCTCGCTCCTCGACATCCGCAACGTCCGCGACACCGGCTTCACCACGAACGACCTGACCCGCCGGCAGGTGCCGCTCCAGGGCCTGCGGCCGGTGCAGGTGCCGGACACGACGGCCTCGCTGTTCGTCGACTACCGCTTCACCAGCGGCCCGCTGCTCGGCCTCGGCCTCGGCGGCGGCGTGCGCTACCTCGGCCCATCCTGGGGCGATCCGGCCAACACCTTCCAGGTGCCCGAGAGCGTGCTGGTCGACGCCGTCGCCTCCTACGACATGAAGC
- a CDS encoding formate--tetrahydrofolate ligase, with protein sequence MPSDIEIARAATLKPIAQVAEKLGIPDDALHNYGKHIAKIDHGYIAGLESRKPGKLVLVTAISPTPAGEGKTTTTVGLGDALNRIGEKTMICLREPSLGPCFGMKGGAAGGGKAQVVPMEQINLHFTGDFHAITSAHSLAAALIDNHVYWANELNIDVRRIHWRRVVDMNDRALRAITQSLGGVANGFPREDGFDITVASEVMAVFCLAKDLADLEERLGRIVIAETRDRKLVTLKDVKATGAMTVLLKDALQPNLVQTLEGNPALIHGGPFANIAHGCNSVIATRAGLRLADYTVTEAGFGADLGAEKFLDIKCRQAGLTPSAVVVVATIRALKMHGGVDKKNLGAENIDALEKGFANLARHVTNLRGFGLPVVVGVNHFHADTEAEHAKLKELCRERLDVEAITCRHWAEGGAGAEELARAVVKLSQAEPAPIRHAYETESRLTDKIRAIATKLYGAADIQIETKAAGKLATFEKDGYGHLPICMAKTQYSFSTDPTLMGAPEGHIVGVRDVRLSAGAGFVVAICGEIMTMPGLPRVPAADTIRLDANGQIDGLF encoded by the coding sequence ATGCCGTCAGACATCGAGATTGCCCGCGCCGCGACCCTGAAGCCGATCGCGCAGGTCGCCGAGAAGCTCGGCATCCCGGATGACGCGCTCCACAATTACGGCAAGCACATCGCCAAGATCGACCACGGCTACATCGCCGGGCTGGAGAGCCGGAAGCCCGGCAAGCTCGTGCTGGTGACGGCGATCTCCCCGACCCCGGCCGGCGAGGGCAAGACCACCACCACGGTGGGCCTCGGCGACGCGCTGAACCGCATCGGCGAGAAGACCATGATCTGCCTGCGCGAGCCCTCGCTCGGGCCGTGCTTCGGCATGAAAGGGGGCGCTGCCGGCGGCGGCAAGGCGCAGGTCGTGCCGATGGAGCAGATCAACCTGCACTTCACCGGCGACTTCCACGCCATCACGTCGGCCCACAGCCTCGCGGCCGCGCTGATCGACAACCACGTCTACTGGGCGAACGAGCTCAACATCGACGTCCGCCGCATCCACTGGCGCCGGGTCGTCGACATGAACGACCGCGCGCTGCGCGCGATCACCCAGTCGCTGGGCGGCGTCGCCAACGGCTTCCCCCGCGAGGACGGGTTCGACATCACGGTGGCCTCCGAGGTGATGGCGGTGTTCTGCCTCGCCAAGGACCTCGCCGACCTGGAGGAGCGCCTCGGCCGGATCGTCATCGCCGAGACCCGCGACCGCAAGCTCGTCACCCTCAAGGACGTGAAGGCGACCGGCGCCATGACGGTGCTGCTCAAGGACGCCCTGCAGCCGAACCTCGTGCAGACGCTCGAGGGCAACCCGGCGCTGATCCACGGCGGCCCCTTCGCCAACATCGCCCACGGATGCAACTCGGTGATCGCCACGCGGGCCGGCCTGCGGCTCGCCGACTACACCGTGACGGAGGCCGGCTTCGGCGCCGATCTCGGCGCCGAGAAGTTCTTGGACATCAAGTGCCGGCAGGCGGGGCTGACCCCGTCGGCCGTGGTGGTGGTGGCGACGATCCGCGCCCTCAAGATGCACGGCGGCGTCGACAAGAAGAACCTCGGGGCCGAGAACATCGACGCCCTGGAGAAGGGCTTCGCCAACCTCGCCCGGCACGTCACCAACCTGCGCGGCTTCGGCCTGCCGGTGGTGGTCGGCGTCAACCACTTCCACGCCGACACCGAGGCCGAGCACGCCAAGCTCAAGGAACTGTGCCGCGAGCGGCTCGACGTCGAGGCGATCACCTGCCGCCACTGGGCCGAGGGCGGCGCCGGGGCCGAGGAGCTCGCCCGCGCGGTGGTGAAGCTCAGCCAGGCCGAGCCGGCGCCGATCCGCCACGCCTACGAGACCGAGAGCCGCCTCACCGACAAGATCCGGGCGATCGCCACCAAGCTGTACGGCGCCGCCGACATCCAGATCGAGACGAAGGCCGCCGGCAAGCTCGCCACCTTCGAGAAGGACGGCTACGGCCACCTGCCGATCTGCATGGCCAAGACCCAGTACTCGTTCTCCACCGACCCGACCCTGATGGGCGCCCCCGAGGGCCACATCGTCGGCGTGCGCGACGTCCGCCTCTCGGCCGGTGCCGGCTTCGTGGTGGCGATCTGCGGGGAGATCATGACCATGCCGGGCCTGCCCCGGGTGCCGGCCGCCGACACGATCCGGCTGGACGCCAACGGCCAGATCGACGGGCTGTTCTGA
- a CDS encoding 2-keto-4-pentenoate hydratase, translating to MTEPISAAAHARTILAAHEHRRPIAPLTDWDPTLDLPAAYRVAEAVRVLRGERGERPVGYKIGFTNTTLWERYGVRAPIWGHVYDTTLRDRAALTGPVPLAAFVEPRIEPEIVFGLARAPEPGMDAEALIACLDWAASGFEIVQSLYPGWRFAAPDTVAAFGLHGLLVVGERVRISPDARSAWIGDLAGFTVDLLRDEAVADRGGGRCVLGTGPLAALAHLVDALANDPVAPPLAAGTVVTTGTLTDALSVASGQRWRTRLDGLPLPGIDLALS from the coding sequence ATGACCGAGCCGATCTCCGCCGCGGCCCATGCCCGCACGATCCTGGCCGCGCACGAGCATCGCCGCCCGATCGCGCCGCTGACCGACTGGGATCCGACCCTCGACCTGCCGGCGGCCTACCGGGTCGCCGAGGCGGTCCGGGTCCTGCGCGGGGAGCGCGGTGAGCGGCCCGTCGGCTACAAGATCGGCTTCACCAACACGACCCTGTGGGAGCGCTACGGCGTCCGGGCGCCAATCTGGGGGCACGTCTACGACACGACCCTGCGCGACCGGGCCGCGCTGACCGGGCCGGTCCCGCTCGCCGCCTTCGTCGAGCCGCGGATCGAGCCTGAGATCGTGTTCGGGCTGGCGCGCGCGCCCGAGCCCGGCATGGATGCCGAGGCGCTGATCGCCTGCCTCGACTGGGCGGCGAGCGGCTTCGAGATCGTGCAGTCGCTCTACCCCGGCTGGCGCTTCGCGGCGCCCGACACGGTCGCGGCCTTCGGCCTGCACGGGCTGCTGGTGGTGGGCGAGCGGGTGCGGATCTCCCCGGACGCGCGATCGGCCTGGATCGGCGACCTCGCGGGCTTCACCGTCGACCTGCTCCGGGACGAGGCCGTCGCGGACCGGGGCGGCGGCCGCTGCGTGCTCGGGACGGGGCCGCTCGCGGCCCTGGCCCACCTCGTCGATGCGCTGGCTAACGATCCTGTGGCCCCACCGCTCGCGGCCGGGACCGTCGTCACGACGGGCACGCTGACGGACGCGCTTTCCGTCGCCTCCGGTCAGCGCTGGCGCACGCGCCTCGACGGGCTGCCGCTTCCCGGCATCGACCTTGCCCTGAGCTGA
- a CDS encoding MarR family winged helix-turn-helix transcriptional regulator, with protein MFAPKPVPGAALGSDDLIELLFFAYRDFVGDPDRILAAYGFGRAHHRVLHFVDRYPGLTIAELLDILRITKQSLNRVLKDLIGQGYVAQKPGSSDRRQRLLYCTEAGAGLAADLTRVQARRLARALAAPDARGSPEDFLMAMIEPEDRPAVQRLMARRGGGAEGRLGAEEPA; from the coding sequence ATGTTCGCGCCGAAACCCGTCCCGGGCGCCGCCCTCGGCAGCGACGACCTGATCGAGCTCCTGTTCTTCGCCTACCGGGACTTCGTCGGCGATCCGGACCGGATCCTGGCCGCCTACGGCTTCGGCCGCGCCCACCACCGGGTGCTGCACTTCGTCGACCGCTACCCGGGCCTCACGATCGCCGAGCTCCTCGACATCCTGCGCATCACCAAGCAGAGCCTGAACCGGGTGCTCAAGGACCTGATCGGGCAGGGTTACGTCGCGCAGAAGCCCGGTTCCAGCGACCGCCGCCAGCGCCTCCTCTACTGCACCGAGGCCGGGGCCGGGCTCGCGGCCGACCTCACCCGGGTCCAGGCCCGCCGCCTCGCCCGGGCGCTCGCGGCGCCGGATGCCCGGGGCTCCCCGGAGGACTTCCTGATGGCGATGATCGAGCCGGAGGACCGGCCGGCGGTCCAGCGCCTGATGGCGCGGCGCGGGGGCGGGGCCGAGGGGCGCCTCGGCGCGGAGGAGCCCGCGTGA